The Paenibacillus sp. 481 DNA window ACTCGAGCGTGGGGAGGAGCGGTGAGCCGTACATCGATTGCAGGATAATGGATGAACCATGAACTTGCACCGGATAACGCTCACGCAAGGACCAGACCTCTTTACCCGTCTGGCGATCGTAAGCGATGAACTGACTCATCGTCGTAGCGCCAGATACGATGTTGTTGGTTAGCACACGATCCTTAGTAAACGATACGAAGCCGTCAAGTCTGGCATCAGCGATTTTGCTGGCGTTTTTCCATACCAACCTACCATTTTTCACATGGTAGGCGTTGATTTGCTCGCTAATCGTGTATAAATGATCGCCATCGACACGAAGTTCTCTTATATCTTTCAATTTGACAGACGCTTCCCAGCTTTTTTTGCCTGTACGCACGTCTACGGCATAGATGGAACCGCCAGTCGAAGTAACATACACATAGCCTTCTTTGTACACTACGGATGATTGAAGCTGACTGCCATATTTCCATAGGCGGTTACCCTTCTTTGTATCCATTGCGACAAGCTGGCCTTGTTGCAGCAAAAAGACCTTGCCGTCGCCAACCGCAAAATGATCAAGTTTCCCCGTGTTCACAGACCACGCTATGCGGGCATTGGGAATAGCCGTACTTGATGCTTGGCTCAGTGTTTGGCTTAGTGTTTGGTTTGATGTTTGGTTTGGTGGTTGAGCTGCTCGTTGGGCTTCAGCCGAGAGCGTGCTAGGAGCGATAACAGTACCCGTAATCATGACGGCTATCCAAGTCAGCAAGACTTTTTGATACGTTTGATACGGTTTGAATCTACGGTAGTTGTTCATAAGAAGTATCCTCTCATATGATTGTATATTCATCTATTAGTACGAAATGGAAATGGCAAGGTTTGTGGGAAAATCGACCAGTCTATCCTTCCATATCAATCCTAACATAGATATGATATATTTTTGATAGCTACTATATATAGGAGGCATACTGTGAAAATACGAAAATGGTTAAGCATGTTCGGTGTGCTTGTGATTTACACCCTAATCACCATCTATATGGGGTGGAACGGAGCAGTCTGGTTGAGCACAACCTTTGATTTTCAATATTGGGCCTATTATTGGCTGCTGCTCGGCGTATTTGCGTACGCCTATATCATAAACCAAATAGTTAAAGTTTCTTTTTTAAGAATGATCGGATCTTATTGGTTTGGGGTCATCCAATACGCCATAATTTTGTTACCTTTAGCTAATTTAACGGTATTTATGTTACAGCTACTTTCCGTACCTCAAGAACAAGCTATCGTCTGGACTGGCGCCGGTGTGTTGCTTGCTTTCTTTCTTATTTTTGTGTATGGAACGTTCAATGCCTACAGTCCAGTCGTTCGTACGTATAACATCAGCATCGCGAAACAAGCGAACGAGCGCCAAACGCTGCGCATTGCAATGGCTTCGGACATGCACTTCGGCAAGCTCTCGGGAATGTCGCATCTGAAACGATTAGTGCGCCATGTTAACGAGATGAAGCCTGATATCATTTTATTGCCTGGAGATATTATCGACGATCACCCGGGCCACTTTATTAAACATCAAATGGGACAGGTCATGCAGCAAATGCGTGCTCCACTCGGCGTCTATGGCGTGCTAGGCAACCATGAGCATTACGGCGGAGCGATTCCTGAATTTTTGCAAGTCATGC harbors:
- a CDS encoding metallophosphoesterase gives rise to the protein MKIRKWLSMFGVLVIYTLITIYMGWNGAVWLSTTFDFQYWAYYWLLLGVFAYAYIINQIVKVSFLRMIGSYWFGVIQYAIILLPLANLTVFMLQLLSVPQEQAIVWTGAGVLLAFFLIFVYGTFNAYSPVVRTYNISIAKQANERQTLRIAMASDMHFGKLSGMSHLKRLVRHVNEMKPDIILLPGDIIDDHPGHFIKHQMGQVMQQMRAPLGVYGVLGNHEHYGGAIPEFLQVMHDIDIKILLDEVINIEDSFYIVGRKDKTDRNRLSFADLTNSIDKRLPVIAMDHQPFELQQAKAAGVDLLLSGHTHRGQMAPNHLITKKMYELDWGYAQQGTFHAIVSSGFGFWGPPLRLGSRSEIVQINIHFK
- a CDS encoding outer membrane protein assembly factor BamB family protein, with product MNNYRRFKPYQTYQKVLLTWIAVMITGTVIAPSTLSAEAQRAAQPPNQTSNQTLSQTLSQASSTAIPNARIAWSVNTGKLDHFAVGDGKVFLLQQGQLVAMDTKKGNRLWKYGSQLQSSVVYKEGYVYVTSTGGSIYAVDVRTGKKSWEASVKLKDIRELRVDGDHLYTISEQINAYHVKNGRLVWKNASKIADARLDGFVSFTKDRVLTNNIVSGATTMSQFIAYDRQTGKEVWSLRERYPVQVHGSSIILQSMYGSPLLPTLEYIDARTGKVLKTKSYNPLQIDTAKFPPSERYSLHGNIYMDGHDVFVAIDSSVTDQVLHVYHYSAGADPLKPATNVYKPFGKHMKSATLDEIVDGQIIFRDQSALYSFKLNNKAAVYYRAINRGQLASIYVIEHLMFALHTDGTLIALDVNSGMPLLRLQTNGLQSPPVIADGSVLILMKNKFVVIKKPKIETT